Genomic DNA from Deltaproteobacteria bacterium:
GCCGACCAATGCGGTGTTTGGAGTTACCAATATGCTGCTCAAGGTCTTGCGGGAGCGGCAGCCGGTCTATTTAGCATTGGCCTTTGACACCAAAGGTCCCACCTTTCGGCATCAGCGCTATCCGGTCTACAAGGCCCAACGCCCGCCCATGCCCGATGATCTGGCCACCCAGTTGCCTTACATCCAGCGGCTGGTGGCGGCCTTGAATCTTCCGGCTTTGGAACAGGAAGGTTATGAAGCCGATGACATCATCTGCACTCTGACCAAAAAGGCCCGGGCCGCCGGTCTGCAGGTGGAGATCATCTCCGGGGATAAGGATCTGTTTCCGCTGATAGAAGAAGGGGTCACGGTCTGGGATCCCATGAAGGATAAGCGCTATGACCTTGACACCATTAAGGAAAAATATGGAGTCGAGCCGTGCCAGCTGGTAGACGTTCGGGGGCTGGCCGGGGATGCCAGTGATAATATTCCCGGCGTCCCCGGCGTGGGGGAAAAAACCGCGCTGCAATTGATTTCCCAATTTCACGATCTGAACAACCTGTTCGGGCACCTGGGGGAGATCAATAAAAAGAAGCTGAAAGCCAATCTGGTCGAGTTTCGGGACCAGGCCCTACTCAGTCGGGAATTATCAGTCCTGGATTCGCAGGTCCCTTTAGAGGTATCGTTGGAAGAGCTGAAGCCCGGACCGTGGGATCGCCAAGCCCTACGCCGTATGTTTGCCGAGCTGGAGTTTAGTAAATTATCCAAGGAGCTGGGAGCCGAGAATAATACCGGAAATTATAGCCTGGTGACCGACCGGGAGTCCCTGCAGGAGGTGGTTGATCAAATTGCCCGGGCTGGCCGGGTAGCCGTGTTTTTTCTTACCAGCGAGCAACACCCGATGCTGGCCGAAATTGCCGGATTGGCTTTGTCCTGGGAGGAAGGTGGCGGGGTTTATCTTCCCTGGCAAGGGCAACCGGCGGCCTGGATCTGGGAATTGCTGGGGTCGATCTGGACTGATCCCCAAATCAGCAAGATCGGGCCTGACCTGAAAGCCGCGCTGCTGGTCGGTGAACGCTATGGCCGGCACCTGGCCGGATTAGCGGGCGACATCCTGTTGGCTTCTTATCTTCTCAACCCCGCCCGTTATGAACAAACCCTGGAGAATGTCGCCCTGCACTATCTGGGGAGTAGTCTACCCGGGCCTCGGGAACTGGCCGGACATCCGCTAGCGGCCTCAGATTTGCCCCAGGAGTTGGCCCTGACCTATGCCGTCCAACGGGCAGATACCGCGCTGGGTCTTTGGCCTCAGTTGCAGGCCGAGCTCGATCGGGAGGGTTTGTGGCCTCTGTATGAAACCCTGGAATTGCCTCTGTTACCGGTGCTGGCGGAGATGGAAGCTCAGGGCATCGGCCTTGACCAGGAATTTTTACACAGGTTCGGCCGTGATCTGGAAAGGGACCTGGAACGCCTGGAAGAAGAAATTTACGCTCTGGCCGGAGAAGCTTTTCTAATCCAGTCTCCTCAACAATTGGCCCATATTCTGTTCGAGAAACTACAGCTGCCGCCCCAGAAAAAAACCCGTGGCAAGACCGCTTATTCCACCGACATCGAGGTATTGAACAGCTTAAAAGAGGTTCATCCGATCGTCGCCAAAGTAGTCGAGTACCGCACCCTGATGAAAATAAAAGCCACCTATGTGGATTCTCTGCTCAAGCAGGTCAACCCGGCCACCGGCCGCATCCATACCACCTTTGTGCAGTCGGTGGCGGCTACCGGTCGGTTGTCGAGCCGCGATCCCAATCTCCAGAATATTCCGGTGCGGGGCGAGTTCGGCTCTCAGGTGCGCCAGGCTTTTGTCGCTGGGCCCGGACAGGTGTTCCTCAGCGGTGATTATTCCCAGGTGGAACTTCGCATTCTGGCGCATTTTTCGGAAGACCCGGCCTTTCTGAAAGCCTTCCAGGAAGGTATTGATATCCATCGCCAGACTGCCGCTGAGGTCTTCGACCTGCACCCGGAATTGGTCAGCCCGGATATGCGCCGTCTGGCTAAAGTCATCAACTTTGGCATTATCTATGGCATGAGCGCCTATGGCCTGGCCCGCCAATTGGGGGTCGGGCAACGGCTGGCCCAGGATTTCATTGACCGCTATTTTGAGCGCCATGGTGGAGTCCAACGTTATATCCGACAGACCCTGGAGACGGCGCGTCAGCAAGGTTGGGTTGCCACCCTGTGGGGACGCCGGCGACAGATTCCCCAGATCAGGAGCAGCAATCGCATCGTTCGCCAGGAAGCGGAACGCCGCGCCATTAATACCCCCATTCAAGGCACCGCCGCGGACCTGATTAAAAAGGCGATGTTGGCAGTAGCCGCGGTTTGGCGGCGGGAAAAACTGGCGGGCCATCTGCTCCTCCAACTTCATGATGAGTTGCTGTTAGAAATTCCAGAGGAGGAGATTTCGATTTCAGCACAATTATTGAGACAAACTATGGAAGGGGTGGCGCAACTTAAAGTGCCATTGACGGTCGATATCCAGCTCGGAAAAAATTGGGGAGAGATGAGGCCCTCGCTGAGGAAATCTTAACATATTGATATACATTGATTAATTAAATAGGCCAGAAAAAAAATCAACGCAAACAATAATTTTACTTGATATTTTTTCGGGGCTGTTGTTAAATACCCTTAGTTCTAAAAACCGCATTATTCCATTACTTTGAAAAGGGGGGATAAATGATGAGGAAAGCTTTGGTACGGAGAGGTTTCGCCTTAGCCATTCTCATGGCGTTCGTCCTCGTCATGGGAGCGGGTTGTTGCGACACGTGCAAAAAGTACGTAGACGAAGCCAAGATGTACGCTGATCAGGCAAAAGCGTCGGCTTCCAAGGCGGACAAAGGCAGAGGCTTGTCTGTTAAAGAAGATGCGGAAGTAAGGGCCTGTGCACGGTTTGCAAAAGCTTAACTTGGAGGGGGATTTCCAAGCTAAAGCAAATCTACCGTCCTCTCCGAAAGGGGGTAATCGATGAGGAAAGCGTTTTTGAAAAGAGGCTATGCCTTGGCGCTCCTCGCGGTCTTTGCCCTGGTAGTGGGAGCATCGGGTTGTTGCCAAAAGTACTATGATGAATGCAAAATGTACATGGAACAATCCAAAGCCG
This window encodes:
- the polA gene encoding DNA polymerase I, which codes for MMSETRPILYLIDISSYIYRAYHALPGLRTSQGLPTNAVFGVTNMLLKVLRERQPVYLALAFDTKGPTFRHQRYPVYKAQRPPMPDDLATQLPYIQRLVAALNLPALEQEGYEADDIICTLTKKARAAGLQVEIISGDKDLFPLIEEGVTVWDPMKDKRYDLDTIKEKYGVEPCQLVDVRGLAGDASDNIPGVPGVGEKTALQLISQFHDLNNLFGHLGEINKKKLKANLVEFRDQALLSRELSVLDSQVPLEVSLEELKPGPWDRQALRRMFAELEFSKLSKELGAENNTGNYSLVTDRESLQEVVDQIARAGRVAVFFLTSEQHPMLAEIAGLALSWEEGGGVYLPWQGQPAAWIWELLGSIWTDPQISKIGPDLKAALLVGERYGRHLAGLAGDILLASYLLNPARYEQTLENVALHYLGSSLPGPRELAGHPLAASDLPQELALTYAVQRADTALGLWPQLQAELDREGLWPLYETLELPLLPVLAEMEAQGIGLDQEFLHRFGRDLERDLERLEEEIYALAGEAFLIQSPQQLAHILFEKLQLPPQKKTRGKTAYSTDIEVLNSLKEVHPIVAKVVEYRTLMKIKATYVDSLLKQVNPATGRIHTTFVQSVAATGRLSSRDPNLQNIPVRGEFGSQVRQAFVAGPGQVFLSGDYSQVELRILAHFSEDPAFLKAFQEGIDIHRQTAAEVFDLHPELVSPDMRRLAKVINFGIIYGMSAYGLARQLGVGQRLAQDFIDRYFERHGGVQRYIRQTLETARQQGWVATLWGRRRQIPQIRSSNRIVRQEAERRAINTPIQGTAADLIKKAMLAVAAVWRREKLAGHLLLQLHDELLLEIPEEEISISAQLLRQTMEGVAQLKVPLTVDIQLGKNWGEMRPSLRKS